The following are encoded in a window of Rubellicoccus peritrichatus genomic DNA:
- a CDS encoding VOC family protein: MKVTEIAFVGNPVTDIKRARDFYERILGLDAGEIDEEIAEGQYWIEYAIGDQTLAISNTWEPSGASGPSAALEVDDFDAAMAHLKQEGVNIILEKLETPVCFMGLITDPDGNGLTIHKRK; this comes from the coding sequence ATGAAAGTAACTGAAATCGCCTTCGTCGGAAATCCCGTAACTGACATCAAACGGGCTCGTGACTTCTATGAACGTATCCTCGGCCTTGATGCCGGAGAAATTGATGAAGAAATCGCTGAGGGCCAATACTGGATCGAATATGCGATTGGCGATCAAACCCTGGCGATCTCCAATACATGGGAACCATCAGGAGCAAGTGGCCCCTCTGCCGCACTGGAAGTCGATGATTTCGATGCTGCCATGGCACATCTTAAGCAAGAAGGCGTGAACATCATTCTGGAAAAGCTTGAAACACCAGTATGCTTCATGGGGCTGATCACAGATCCCGATGGCAACGGTCTGACGATTCACAAGCGGAAGTAG
- a CDS encoding PLDc N-terminal domain-containing protein, with product MIDYILILLALVFFGLMLYFWFITLYRIVKSEELDSIQKVGWLTVCILSNLAGVVLYTFFRNVIHNMARSMAYDKKLDMEHD from the coding sequence ATGATTGATTATATATTAATTCTCCTAGCTCTGGTTTTCTTCGGTCTGATGCTTTATTTTTGGTTCATCACTCTCTACCGAATTGTAAAGTCTGAAGAATTGGACTCTATTCAGAAAGTTGGGTGGCTTACGGTATGCATTCTCTCCAATCTCGCAGGTGTGGTCCTCTATACGTTTTTCCGAAACGTAATACACAATATGGCAAGGTCCATGGCTTATGATAAGAAGTTGGATATGGAACACGATTAA
- a CDS encoding CvfB family protein: MVAVGEWNRLVVMKIFDRGIYVDGDWLGDILLPRKEVPEGCKLYDELNVFLYFDSEDRIIATMQTPKAVAGEVTVLEVVSVGNYGAFLDWGLAKDILVPFREQRSPMKVGEKQVVVVFYDERSGRLVASSKLNKFLQHDPIQAREGDAVDLIICHETDIGRNAVINGTHWGLIHKGDIFEKLTLGDKVTGYIKKIREDGKVDLSLKKLGYGKVSGLAGEILDALDASNGFIPLNDKSSPEAISQKFGASKKAYKMAIGKLYKQELIKIEPDGIRLVGVDS, encoded by the coding sequence ATGGTAGCTGTTGGAGAATGGAACCGTCTCGTCGTTATGAAAATATTCGACCGGGGTATTTATGTCGATGGAGACTGGCTTGGTGATATCCTGCTACCGCGTAAAGAGGTGCCTGAGGGGTGCAAGCTCTACGATGAGCTCAATGTCTTTCTTTATTTTGATTCGGAAGATCGCATCATTGCGACCATGCAGACGCCAAAGGCGGTCGCTGGTGAGGTTACCGTGTTGGAAGTTGTTTCCGTCGGTAACTATGGCGCATTCCTGGACTGGGGCTTAGCCAAAGACATTCTTGTCCCGTTTCGCGAACAACGCAGTCCGATGAAAGTTGGCGAGAAGCAGGTCGTGGTTGTATTCTATGATGAGCGAAGTGGCCGGTTGGTTGCGTCCAGTAAGCTCAACAAATTTCTTCAGCATGACCCAATTCAGGCCAGGGAAGGCGACGCCGTCGATCTCATTATATGCCACGAGACGGATATTGGCAGAAATGCAGTTATCAATGGAACCCATTGGGGGCTGATTCACAAAGGTGATATCTTCGAAAAACTGACTTTGGGCGATAAGGTTACGGGCTATATTAAGAAGATCCGTGAAGATGGTAAGGTTGACTTATCTCTGAAGAAACTTGGCTACGGTAAAGTATCAGGCCTGGCTGGGGAAATCCTCGATGCACTTGACGCATCGAATGGTTTTATTCCGCTCAACGACAAGAGCTCACCTGAGGCTATTTCCCAGAAATTTGGAGCCAGTAAAAAGGCTTACAAAATGGCGATTGGAAAACTCTATAAGCAAGAGCTGATAAAAATTGAGCCGGACGGAATCCGTTTGGTCGGTGTTGATTCTTGA
- the lpdA gene encoding dihydrolipoyl dehydrogenase, with the protein MSEKTYDLIVIGAGPGGYVAAIRGAQLGLKTALIDKEEKLGGTCLRVGCIPSKALLHSTEQYHFLKEKSEAHGIKVDNATVDVSTLMKRKDEVVNKLTGGVAMLTSKRGIDNIHGEARLAGGGKVIVKSSKGDENLTAKNILIATGSSIVELPFLPVDGKTVVTSDHAIAFDSVPEKLVVVGGGAIGLELGSVWARLGSEVTVVELLPQIAPTFDSDISKLLQRLLKKQGLKFELGAKVTGVKKEKNKHFLTAEKNGKELTFEADKILCSVGRKPNTEGLGAAEVGLKLDERGRVHVDDHFRTNIPGVFAIGDVVKGPMLAHKAEEEGVACVELIAGKAGHVNYDVIPNVVYTDPEVASVGLGEEAAKEAGIAVNVGKFNLAANGRAIAVDSTDGVIKVIADKKTDRLLGVQMVAHGASELIASAVAHMEYSGSAEDFGRTIHAHPTISESMKEAALAVSGTSIHQL; encoded by the coding sequence ATGTCAGAAAAGACCTACGACCTGATAGTGATTGGTGCCGGCCCAGGCGGTTATGTCGCGGCTATCCGCGGTGCACAGCTGGGGCTCAAGACCGCATTGATCGACAAAGAAGAAAAACTCGGCGGCACATGCCTGCGAGTTGGTTGCATCCCCTCCAAGGCACTGCTCCACTCGACTGAGCAATATCACTTTCTAAAGGAAAAAAGCGAAGCCCATGGCATCAAGGTCGACAATGCCACCGTCGACGTATCCACGCTGATGAAGCGAAAGGATGAGGTCGTCAATAAGCTCACCGGCGGTGTTGCCATGCTTACCAGCAAACGAGGCATCGACAATATCCATGGCGAAGCCAGGCTCGCTGGAGGCGGTAAAGTCATCGTCAAATCTTCTAAAGGTGATGAAAATCTAACTGCCAAAAACATACTCATTGCGACGGGATCGAGCATCGTTGAGCTCCCCTTCCTCCCTGTGGATGGGAAGACCGTTGTAACGAGCGACCACGCAATCGCTTTTGACAGCGTGCCTGAAAAACTAGTCGTCGTCGGTGGTGGAGCCATCGGGCTGGAACTGGGTTCGGTCTGGGCAAGACTTGGCAGTGAGGTCACGGTAGTTGAGCTGCTTCCACAAATTGCGCCGACCTTCGACAGCGATATCTCCAAGCTCCTGCAGCGTTTGCTGAAAAAGCAGGGTCTGAAGTTTGAACTCGGCGCCAAGGTCACCGGTGTGAAGAAAGAAAAGAACAAGCACTTCCTAACAGCTGAGAAGAATGGCAAAGAACTGACATTTGAAGCGGACAAGATTCTCTGCTCTGTCGGTCGCAAGCCAAACACCGAAGGATTGGGTGCCGCAGAGGTTGGGCTAAAATTAGACGAACGAGGACGAGTTCATGTCGATGATCATTTCCGAACAAACATCCCAGGTGTTTTTGCAATCGGTGATGTTGTCAAAGGCCCCATGCTGGCACATAAGGCCGAAGAAGAAGGCGTCGCATGTGTTGAGCTGATTGCTGGTAAAGCCGGACATGTGAACTACGATGTCATACCCAACGTCGTATACACTGACCCCGAAGTTGCATCAGTCGGACTCGGAGAAGAGGCTGCCAAGGAAGCCGGCATTGCCGTAAACGTAGGCAAATTTAATCTCGCTGCCAACGGCCGAGCAATTGCAGTGGACTCAACGGACGGTGTGATCAAAGTTATCGCCGATAAGAAAACTGACCGCTTACTGGGTGTGCAAATGGTTGCCCACGGTGCATCTGAGCTAATTGCTTCAGCTGTTGCACACATGGAGTACAGCGGCAGTGCAGAAGACTTTGGCCGCACGATTCACGCTCACCCAACAATCAGCGAATCCATGAAGGAAGCGGCACTGGCAGTGAGTGGCACCAGCATCCACCAACTCTAA
- a CDS encoding alpha-glucosidase/alpha-galactosidase has product MMKKITFIGAGSIGFTRRLVADILTVPEMADTLFAFTDISKANLDMVTQLCRRDIKANKLPAKIQSTTNRRKALTDADYVFCVVRQGGLEAFQTDIEIPLQYGVDQCVGDTLCAGGIMYGQRTIHTLLEFCRDIREVSKPGAMFLNYSNPMAMNTWACNKYGGVKTIGLCHGVQGAHHQITKCTEIWAKKKKLISKDVTLSTKDVDVIAAGLNHQTWFTKAEWNDIDLIPIMLELFEGNPEYVKTEKVRIDVLKRFGYYSTESNGHLSEYLPWYRKRAKEIPQWIDLGNWINGETGGYLRACTESRNWFEHDFPNWMKADPWEFTPGNRSEEHGSYILEGLETGRIYRGHFNVMNDGVITNLPDECCIEVPGYVDKTGIQIPVVGDLPLACAATCSVSARVQQMSVEAAVHGDVNLLKQAMLHDPLTGAVCNPEEIWQMTDDMLIAQQQWLPQYKSAIPAAKKRLTAATRNKTRVKLLKNNGAARLKLKSVDQMQKNAEEHRAMAAASDKGNMTKGAMRKVAVKRKAKAA; this is encoded by the coding sequence ATCATGAAAAAAATTACTTTCATCGGAGCTGGCTCGATCGGATTTACCCGCCGACTCGTTGCTGACATTCTAACTGTCCCCGAAATGGCGGATACACTTTTCGCTTTCACCGATATTTCGAAAGCCAACCTGGATATGGTCACACAACTATGCCGTCGTGACATCAAGGCAAATAAGCTTCCTGCCAAAATCCAGAGCACAACCAACCGTCGCAAGGCTCTGACAGATGCGGACTATGTCTTCTGCGTTGTCCGTCAGGGCGGGCTTGAGGCTTTCCAAACTGATATTGAAATCCCCCTGCAGTACGGTGTCGATCAATGCGTCGGCGATACGCTTTGCGCTGGTGGAATCATGTATGGCCAACGCACAATTCATACACTGCTCGAATTCTGTCGTGATATTCGCGAGGTTTCAAAGCCCGGAGCAATGTTTCTAAACTACTCCAATCCAATGGCGATGAACACCTGGGCCTGCAATAAGTATGGCGGCGTGAAAACCATTGGCCTCTGTCACGGTGTTCAGGGTGCACACCATCAGATCACCAAGTGCACTGAAATCTGGGCTAAAAAGAAGAAGCTGATTTCCAAAGACGTCACGCTAAGCACGAAGGATGTTGATGTCATCGCTGCTGGCCTCAATCACCAGACCTGGTTCACCAAAGCGGAATGGAACGACATAGACCTGATCCCGATCATGCTCGAGCTCTTCGAGGGCAATCCCGAGTATGTTAAAACTGAAAAAGTCCGCATCGATGTCCTCAAGCGCTTCGGTTATTACAGTACGGAATCAAACGGCCACCTGAGCGAGTATCTCCCCTGGTATCGTAAAAGGGCCAAGGAAATCCCACAGTGGATCGATCTCGGCAACTGGATCAATGGCGAAACCGGCGGCTATTTAAGAGCCTGCACGGAAAGCCGCAACTGGTTCGAACATGATTTCCCGAACTGGATGAAAGCCGATCCATGGGAATTCACTCCAGGAAATCGAAGTGAGGAACATGGTTCCTACATCCTGGAAGGCCTCGAAACCGGTCGAATTTATCGCGGCCACTTTAACGTCATGAACGACGGTGTGATCACCAACCTGCCGGACGAATGCTGTATCGAAGTCCCTGGCTACGTTGACAAAACAGGCATCCAAATTCCAGTCGTGGGCGATCTCCCGCTAGCTTGCGCCGCAACCTGTTCCGTCTCAGCACGAGTTCAGCAGATGTCAGTCGAGGCCGCCGTCCACGGTGATGTTAATTTGCTCAAACAGGCGATGTTGCACGATCCGCTCACCGGCGCAGTTTGCAATCCGGAAGAAATCTGGCAGATGACCGATGACATGCTCATCGCTCAACAGCAGTGGCTGCCCCAATATAAAAGCGCCATACCTGCCGCGAAAAAACGCCTCACCGCCGCGACCCGGAACAAGACGCGTGTTAAGCTGCTTAAAAACAACGGCGCCGCTCGCCTGAAACTGAAAAGCGTAGATCAGATGCAGAAAAATGCCGAAGAACACCGGGCGATGGCCGCCGCTTCAGATAAGGGCAATATGACCAAAGGCGCGATGCGGAAGGTCGCCGTAAAACGCAAAGCCAAGGCAGCTTAA
- a CDS encoding iron dependent repressor, metal binding and dimerization domain protein, giving the protein MPESQAQHTAMHHERVRRQHSDELAEDYVEAIYELQRQGQLARVMNLQEIFGVSHVSVIRALKRFEGRGLLTRSRTKGIQLTTAGRKMAKNAAERHALVVNFLLKLGVSGSQAQIDAEGIEHHISKETIEAMRKFIRTNQIDC; this is encoded by the coding sequence ATGCCCGAATCCCAAGCGCAACACACCGCTATGCATCATGAGCGAGTACGTCGCCAGCACTCCGATGAGCTCGCCGAGGATTACGTCGAGGCAATTTACGAATTACAGCGCCAAGGTCAGCTTGCCCGCGTCATGAATCTACAGGAAATTTTTGGAGTTTCTCACGTCTCGGTTATTCGAGCCCTGAAACGATTTGAAGGTCGGGGACTACTGACTCGCTCTCGTACAAAAGGCATACAATTAACTACAGCGGGTCGTAAAATGGCTAAAAATGCAGCTGAACGTCATGCATTGGTCGTCAATTTTTTGCTCAAACTCGGTGTTTCAGGTAGCCAAGCACAAATTGATGCAGAAGGTATCGAACATCACATAAGTAAAGAAACGATCGAGGCGATGCGTAAATTCATCAGGACTAATCAAATAGACTGTTGA
- a CDS encoding TonB-dependent receptor plug domain-containing protein has protein sequence MLANAIGVCPAIAQEDEPSAPASKEDATDSYDAEFEELDEVIMTVTATRIPRSIQDVAIKTEVMTNEDFFVANANNVGQALELFNGIRMENNCQNCGTAEIQLLGLPGNYNELLIDGQQLFTGLASVYGIDQIPTIFVDRIEVVKGGGSALYGPGAVAGVINLIPREPFQDELKLSYDYMSIKGSPSQNLEFLGSLVSPSLTEKVSAYGSGTLQASADLNNDNYTDLSQLEDGVAGFYAWSNPFENTQLRVNYQYLYEDRRGGNLLDSPAWQANIAEGLRTNYQWGGLQWIQKVNDEFDFEIDGSFVYLDRFSFYGGSGTENIDPSLVDLSAGTYNGVAAGSAATGGTDAAVANTIFGQGTVDGDAVAGTLNQYGNSDETAFFLDSQFNYDLGDIFMGQHIITWGVQYESDEIQDYNNNFQGQRLSTLHDSRFENVGGYLQDLWIVDPSLEFTLGFRVDKANTLSDVVVSPRAAVRYTASEEWTLRGSFSTGFLAPQVFDEDLHVDNLGGTPVDTFNDPNLKEERSYSFSVGFDYSPHALDHKVVTSVQLFYTILQDSFDLTTPQANPNRPGRDFVTRFNTSGSTVIGAEWTTNWQPTRDFSLEAGLAYVQARFDDDQELATGIFSRHYNKVPDLSGVIQANYENPETFNAFAALLWTGSMKVAREAPTPAVINSQNFVVVNIGLSKSFEVGQSVITPKVGIQNLFDSFQDDLQSGPDRDSDFVYGPRLPRTYYAGCEIAF, from the coding sequence ATGCTTGCGAACGCCATCGGGGTTTGCCCGGCTATTGCTCAAGAGGATGAACCATCCGCGCCCGCCTCAAAAGAGGATGCAACGGATTCCTATGATGCCGAATTCGAGGAACTTGACGAAGTCATCATGACGGTCACCGCAACGCGCATTCCACGTAGTATACAGGATGTTGCGATAAAAACCGAAGTCATGACGAACGAGGATTTCTTCGTCGCCAACGCGAATAACGTTGGTCAGGCCCTCGAGCTATTCAACGGCATTCGCATGGAAAACAATTGCCAGAACTGTGGCACAGCCGAGATTCAGCTGTTGGGCTTACCTGGGAACTATAATGAGTTGCTCATTGACGGTCAGCAGCTTTTTACTGGTCTGGCCAGTGTTTACGGCATCGACCAGATACCGACGATTTTCGTCGATCGCATCGAGGTGGTCAAGGGCGGTGGCTCCGCCCTTTACGGTCCGGGTGCAGTTGCTGGTGTGATCAATCTCATTCCTCGCGAACCTTTTCAGGACGAGCTGAAACTTTCCTACGACTATATGTCAATCAAGGGATCCCCTTCGCAGAATTTGGAATTCCTCGGCAGTCTGGTCTCACCGTCCTTGACCGAGAAGGTTTCCGCCTACGGCAGTGGCACCCTGCAAGCTTCGGCGGATTTGAATAATGACAACTACACCGATCTTTCCCAACTCGAGGACGGTGTTGCGGGTTTTTACGCCTGGTCAAATCCTTTCGAGAATACCCAACTACGGGTCAACTATCAGTACCTATACGAAGATCGTCGAGGAGGTAATCTGTTGGATTCTCCAGCCTGGCAGGCCAACATCGCCGAGGGCTTGCGCACCAATTACCAATGGGGCGGCCTGCAGTGGATTCAAAAGGTCAACGATGAATTCGACTTCGAAATCGACGGCAGTTTCGTTTATCTTGATCGCTTCAGCTTTTACGGTGGCAGTGGTACGGAAAATATCGATCCTTCGTTGGTCGATCTGAGCGCTGGTACCTACAACGGTGTGGCCGCCGGTAGCGCTGCCACAGGCGGGACAGATGCTGCTGTGGCTAACACCATCTTTGGCCAGGGCACTGTCGATGGAGACGCCGTGGCCGGCACGCTCAACCAATATGGTAACTCCGATGAAACAGCTTTCTTTCTCGATAGTCAGTTCAACTATGACCTGGGCGACATCTTTATGGGCCAGCACATCATTACATGGGGCGTGCAATATGAGTCCGATGAAATCCAGGACTACAATAATAACTTCCAGGGGCAGCGCCTGAGCACCCTGCACGACAGTCGCTTTGAGAATGTAGGTGGCTACCTGCAAGACCTCTGGATCGTCGACCCTTCCCTGGAATTCACTTTGGGCTTCCGGGTGGACAAGGCTAACACTCTCAGCGACGTTGTCGTCTCTCCCCGAGCTGCGGTTCGCTACACTGCCAGCGAGGAATGGACCCTTCGGGGCAGCTTTTCCACCGGCTTCCTGGCACCACAGGTCTTTGACGAGGATTTGCACGTTGATAACCTTGGTGGTACGCCGGTGGATACCTTCAACGACCCGAACTTGAAGGAAGAGCGCTCCTACTCCTTTTCGGTGGGTTTCGACTACTCGCCACATGCTTTGGACCACAAAGTGGTGACCTCGGTTCAGCTCTTCTACACCATTTTACAGGACTCTTTCGATCTGACCACACCTCAGGCAAATCCCAACCGCCCGGGACGCGACTTCGTTACTCGCTTCAATACCAGCGGATCTACCGTGATTGGTGCTGAGTGGACGACCAATTGGCAACCCACGCGTGATTTTAGTCTCGAAGCCGGACTGGCCTACGTTCAGGCACGGTTCGATGATGACCAGGAGCTGGCCACCGGCATCTTCTCCCGCCATTACAACAAAGTCCCCGACTTGTCTGGTGTCATTCAGGCAAACTATGAGAACCCGGAGACCTTCAATGCCTTCGCCGCCTTGCTCTGGACTGGCTCGATGAAGGTTGCCCGTGAGGCCCCCACACCCGCCGTGATCAACTCGCAGAATTTCGTGGTCGTCAACATCGGCCTGAGCAAATCTTTCGAAGTGGGCCAGTCCGTAATAACTCCGAAAGTCGGCATCCAGAATCTCTTCGACAGTTTTCAAGACGATTTGCAGTCCGGCCCGGACCGGGACAGCGACTTTGTTTACGGCCCGCGCCTGCCCCGCACCTATTATGCAGGCTGCGAAATCGCCTTCTGA
- a CDS encoding adenylosuccinate synthetase, whose amino-acid sequence MALTPFNGRIIVDTGISMGDEGKGRLIPDLIMELQEMTGQSDPAAMVLKVNGGANSGHTAGGLKLNLMPAGVVASSVRWLAIGSGVVADPRKALWEVEPLEKLGHALRKRLIIDERAMVSDLSHRLLDLAWEHYRVNTLGEAPRGSTGRGISPAYMDEVGQFQIHYSEVLGDRSTLTERLKRRLERAIDTIRYVCRIDADTFSSFFETLTAAEKRANAESIEQGIFPEEEFDFNHFKGANDFEINADLIVEVYLKTLDNLSGNIGDVRELVHEIIAEGRYVIGEFGQSYWLDKRAGFPPNVTASHTYTAEIFQSAGLPVQPVHTIGCCKAYDTKVGTHVFLTQMPDDNLLTAKLKQLEFGTSTGRQRMVGWFDAVEKGDALRYGGFEDLVINKLDALTNDCGYDGKLLVCTGYRAPDGSSVNCVPRNDIVRKDLTPIYTELDTWTEDISSVRSFADLPKAAQHYVAFSFKAVIEIAERGGRNLPRPNLRYIGVGPDPEQIIKDIPDTETLLSLA is encoded by the coding sequence ATGGCTTTAACTCCGTTTAACGGTCGCATCATCGTCGACACTGGCATCAGCATGGGCGACGAAGGAAAGGGACGCTTGATTCCCGATCTAATCATGGAACTTCAGGAAATGACCGGTCAGTCCGACCCGGCAGCGATGGTCCTGAAAGTGAATGGCGGAGCCAACAGTGGCCACACGGCAGGAGGCCTGAAGCTCAACCTGATGCCAGCCGGAGTCGTCGCCTCAAGCGTACGCTGGCTCGCAATCGGCTCAGGCGTTGTCGCAGACCCCAGAAAAGCTCTTTGGGAGGTTGAACCACTGGAAAAGCTGGGACATGCCCTACGCAAACGCCTGATTATTGATGAGCGAGCAATGGTAAGTGACCTGAGCCACAGGCTACTTGACCTGGCCTGGGAGCACTACCGTGTGAATACACTCGGCGAAGCTCCACGTGGTTCAACTGGACGTGGAATTTCTCCAGCCTACATGGACGAAGTTGGACAATTTCAAATCCACTATTCTGAAGTCCTGGGTGATCGCAGTACTTTGACTGAGCGGTTGAAGCGCCGTCTTGAACGTGCCATTGATACGATTCGTTATGTCTGCCGCATTGATGCGGACACTTTCTCAAGCTTTTTTGAAACCCTGACCGCTGCCGAAAAGCGCGCCAATGCAGAATCGATTGAGCAAGGCATTTTCCCCGAAGAGGAATTTGACTTTAATCACTTTAAAGGAGCGAATGATTTCGAAATCAATGCAGACCTTATTGTCGAAGTCTACTTGAAGACATTGGACAATCTGAGCGGAAACATCGGCGATGTGCGTGAACTTGTCCATGAGATCATCGCTGAGGGCCGTTACGTCATCGGCGAGTTTGGGCAAAGCTACTGGCTGGACAAACGGGCGGGCTTCCCACCCAATGTGACGGCATCTCACACTTACACAGCTGAGATTTTCCAATCTGCCGGGCTTCCTGTCCAACCCGTCCACACCATCGGCTGCTGCAAAGCCTACGACACGAAAGTCGGCACACACGTTTTCCTCACACAAATGCCGGATGACAATCTTTTGACTGCCAAACTCAAGCAGCTTGAATTTGGAACCAGTACAGGACGCCAGCGTATGGTCGGTTGGTTTGATGCAGTAGAAAAAGGTGATGCACTTCGCTACGGTGGCTTTGAAGATCTCGTGATCAACAAACTTGACGCCCTGACCAACGATTGCGGCTACGACGGAAAACTCCTCGTCTGCACTGGCTACCGTGCTCCAGATGGTTCGTCAGTTAATTGTGTACCACGCAATGATATTGTCCGAAAAGACCTGACACCAATCTACACAGAGCTGGACACATGGACAGAAGACATCAGTAGCGTTAGATCCTTTGCCGACCTTCCTAAAGCTGCCCAACACTATGTTGCCTTCAGCTTTAAGGCAGTCATCGAAATCGCAGAGCGTGGCGGACGGAATCTGCCAAGGCCTAATCTGCGCTACATTGGTGTTGGCCCTGACCCAGAGCAGATCATTAAGGACATTCCAGATACAGAAACACTATTGTCTCTGGCCTGA
- a CDS encoding helix-turn-helix transcriptional regulator, with amino-acid sequence MNKKQSKALYHETSFSCQFPGDAGVMGCNEYRAAGDEYHWEGLKRGGVASSPLLVFQVTLEGWGIYEEPGDRRVIDRGKAFTAIVPSNHVYCLPAESSGWGFMWLVIQHAYVVKRIAETANRYSRVLSCADDSPIWLRCSEILKKLAADAYRSPIDLEEDLFRLMFAYERHWRSAIYQDDESQRILTTLEEMVLAELPGVLSVDEVARSHGMSRSHFSHWFREKTGHQPATYMTLLRLRLAERRLRETLDTMEHIASDNGFADANHFCKVFRRHYGISPGTFRKNSGVVRRPNDR; translated from the coding sequence GTGAATAAGAAACAGTCGAAAGCTTTGTATCATGAAACATCGTTCTCCTGCCAGTTTCCTGGCGATGCAGGCGTCATGGGTTGCAACGAATATCGAGCTGCTGGCGATGAGTATCATTGGGAAGGATTGAAACGTGGTGGTGTGGCATCTTCGCCTCTGTTGGTCTTTCAGGTAACGCTTGAAGGCTGGGGCATTTACGAAGAGCCTGGAGACAGGAGAGTCATTGATCGCGGCAAAGCTTTCACCGCGATCGTACCTTCTAATCACGTTTACTGTCTTCCAGCTGAGAGCTCTGGTTGGGGTTTTATGTGGTTAGTAATTCAACATGCATACGTTGTGAAACGTATTGCTGAGACAGCTAATCGCTATAGTCGCGTTCTTTCCTGCGCGGATGATTCGCCAATATGGCTACGATGCTCGGAGATTTTAAAGAAACTGGCTGCCGATGCTTATCGGAGTCCGATTGATCTTGAAGAGGACTTGTTCCGACTGATGTTTGCTTATGAGCGCCATTGGAGGAGCGCTATTTACCAAGACGATGAAAGCCAGAGAATATTGACTACACTTGAGGAAATGGTTCTCGCCGAATTGCCTGGCGTCTTGAGTGTGGATGAGGTTGCCCGTTCTCATGGGATGTCCCGGAGTCATTTCAGTCACTGGTTCAGGGAGAAAACCGGTCACCAACCTGCGACCTACATGACTTTGCTAAGGTTGCGTTTGGCCGAGCGGCGATTGCGGGAGACACTCGATACGATGGAGCATATTGCAAGTGACAACGGTTTCGCCGATGCAAATCACTTTTGCAAAGTCTTTCGGCGACACTATGGAATCAGCCCAGGGACTTTCAGGAAAAACAGTGGCGTTGTCCGGCGCCCAAATGATCGATAG
- a CDS encoding thioredoxin-like domain-containing protein encodes MLNQFALAILLLTTSPVEGLSEQLSGRLVQVAGYQLKPAELPKEARYVVFYYTASWCPNCHAIEEAMIEMKSAFKKADADIRFVWVSLDYSAAEAARYYAKSAYRGLAIKPGIKHDKIIGAKDALEAGIPSLRIYEVSSELWEPAATIPSTDINAQLKLLQEAIRAP; translated from the coding sequence ATGCTCAACCAGTTTGCCCTAGCCATTCTACTCCTGACCACTTCGCCAGTCGAAGGGCTCAGTGAGCAGCTTTCGGGCAGGCTGGTTCAGGTGGCTGGCTACCAGCTAAAGCCTGCTGAATTGCCCAAGGAAGCCCGTTACGTCGTTTTTTATTATACTGCCTCCTGGTGCCCTAACTGCCACGCTATCGAAGAGGCAATGATTGAGATGAAATCTGCTTTTAAAAAAGCGGACGCAGACATTCGCTTCGTCTGGGTTTCACTCGATTATTCTGCGGCTGAAGCTGCCCGCTATTACGCCAAAAGTGCCTACCGGGGTCTTGCCATCAAACCGGGCATTAAACATGACAAAATAATTGGAGCCAAGGATGCCCTGGAAGCGGGCATACCAAGCCTGCGAATCTATGAGGTAAGCAGTGAACTCTGGGAACCGGCCGCGACCATTCCCTCTACGGACATAAACGCTCAGCTGAAGCTTTTGCAAGAAGCCATCCGCGCACCCTGA